One stretch of Candidatus Dormiibacterota bacterium DNA includes these proteins:
- a CDS encoding lycopene cyclase domain-containing protein translates to MTYLEFLALFLVPPILLMLGLERRRLRRALLWQLPVVIGMAILYTAPWDRVLIVERVWTYPAGRVLGGTVLRVPLEEYGFYVLQVVLAGLVTTAVWRRWEARR, encoded by the coding sequence GTGACCTACCTTGAATTTCTCGCACTGTTCCTGGTCCCGCCGATCCTGCTGATGCTCGGTCTGGAGCGGCGCCGGCTGCGGCGCGCGCTGCTGTGGCAGCTCCCGGTGGTGATCGGGATGGCCATTCTGTACACCGCGCCGTGGGACCGGGTGCTGATCGTCGAACGGGTCTGGACGTATCCCGCCGGTCGGGTGCTGGGGGGCACCGTGCTCCGCGTGCCCCTGGAGGAGTACGGCTTCTACGTGCTCCAGGTCGTCCTCGCCGGGCTCGTCACCACCGCGGTGTGGCGGCGGTGGGAGGCGCGCCGCTGA
- a CDS encoding lycopene cyclase domain-containing protein: protein MAAVGGAPLMWGHLTYLGLLLPWALPVIALQWVAGHAALRRRLAPLLVGTLLPTAYLIGSDAVALSQGIWAIHRDRVVGLSLGNVPIEEALFFLLTDLMVAQSVILFNAPEMRPAIRRALRLIGRVR from the coding sequence GTGGCGGCGGTGGGAGGCGCGCCGCTGATGTGGGGGCACCTCACCTATCTGGGGCTGCTGCTGCCCTGGGCACTCCCGGTGATCGCCCTGCAGTGGGTGGCGGGACACGCGGCGCTGCGCCGCCGGCTGGCGCCGCTGCTGGTGGGCACGCTGCTGCCCACCGCCTACCTGATCGGCAGCGACGCGGTGGCGCTCTCCCAGGGCATCTGGGCGATCCACCGCGACCGGGTCGTCGGTCTCTCCCTCGGCAACGTCCCCATCGAGGAGGCGCTCTTCTTCCTGCTCACCGACCTGATGGTGGCGCAGAGCGTGATCCTCTTCAACGCGCCGGAGATGCGGCCCGCGATACGTCGCGCGCTGCGCCTGATCGGGAGGGTGCGGTGA
- a CDS encoding class I SAM-dependent methyltransferase has protein sequence MARWGRALGLLPSGAVRVLDCGCAFGFLTRRLARRHPEVAGIDLDPGYVARARRAVPGADIRLGPVSRLPWPDGHFDAAVCLDVLEHCPDPAAAAAELARVLRPGGTLVASVPHAGLLGGADSLNVYARLRPSAEPPTDDPSWRERPHHRHFTAAELAAVLGPEFEVDAVRYSGLGVAELLNLPLLLATRGVSRRLRPLYAVLQYAYFGLYVLEDMLPMTRAGYHVMVRARRR, from the coding sequence ATGGCGCGCTGGGGCCGGGCCCTGGGGCTGCTCCCCTCCGGCGCCGTGCGGGTGCTCGACTGCGGCTGCGCCTTCGGGTTCCTCACCCGCCGGCTGGCGCGCCGTCACCCCGAGGTCGCCGGTATCGACCTCGACCCCGGCTACGTCGCCCGCGCCCGCCGCGCCGTGCCCGGCGCCGACATCCGCCTCGGCCCGGTGTCGCGGCTGCCCTGGCCCGACGGCCACTTCGACGCCGCCGTCTGCCTCGACGTGCTCGAGCACTGCCCCGACCCCGCGGCCGCCGCCGCCGAGCTCGCCCGGGTGCTCCGCCCCGGCGGCACCCTGGTGGCCAGCGTCCCCCATGCCGGGCTGCTCGGCGGCGCCGACTCGCTCAACGTGTACGCGCGGCTGCGCCCGTCCGCCGAGCCGCCCACCGACGATCCCTCCTGGCGCGAGCGCCCCCACCACCGCCACTTCACGGCCGCCGAGCTCGCCGCGGTGCTCGGGCCGGAGTTCGAGGTCGACGCGGTGCGCTACAGCGGGCTGGGCGTGGCCGAGCTGCTCAACCTGCCGCTGCTGCTCGCCACCCGGGGGGTCTCACGGCGGCTGCGCCCGCTCTACGCGGTGCTCCAGTACGCCTACTTCGGCCTCTACGTGCTCGAGGACATGCTGCCGATGACCCGCGCCGGCTACCACGTCATGGTGCGGGCGCGGCGGCGCTGA
- a CDS encoding glycosyltransferase family 2 protein, translated as MVPEPAHGRLRALLPGTVCAAAAAAAGLLARRHAAALEEVTPGIAAGAGATVDAVVPARDEAERIGGCVAALRAQGPGVGVTVVDDASADATGARAAAAGAEVLRLEGPPPGWLGKPHACAAGAAAGSAPWLAFVDADVTLAPGALAALVAAAERRGLAAVSPLLRQRGGGVADSLVVPLAFWQYTVGLPGGGQGGGRGILNGQCVVVRRDVYESSGGHADAGVRASVVEDSALARLLVGRGGRIALVRGEELGEVRMYRDAATLRAGFGRNAALFLAADPVRGLLVAASGLAMSAVLPLAVGALRPPRRVRLLGAALAWAPPVAALAPRYRAARLPAALALLHPVAASAMQLIAVESLVRGLLGRPPRWKGRRLR; from the coding sequence GTGGTCCCCGAACCCGCCCACGGCCGCCTCCGGGCGCTCCTCCCGGGCACCGTCTGCGCCGCCGCGGCGGCCGCCGCCGGGCTGCTCGCGCGCCGCCATGCGGCCGCCCTCGAGGAGGTGACTCCCGGCATCGCGGCCGGCGCCGGCGCGACCGTCGACGCGGTGGTGCCCGCCCGCGACGAGGCGGAGCGGATCGGCGGGTGCGTCGCCGCGCTCCGCGCCCAGGGGCCGGGGGTGGGCGTGACCGTGGTCGACGACGCCTCCGCCGACGCCACCGGCGCGCGGGCCGCGGCCGCCGGGGCCGAGGTGCTCCGGCTCGAGGGGCCGCCGCCGGGCTGGCTGGGCAAGCCCCACGCCTGCGCCGCCGGCGCCGCCGCGGGAAGCGCACCGTGGCTCGCCTTCGTCGACGCCGACGTGACCCTCGCCCCCGGCGCACTCGCCGCTCTGGTGGCGGCGGCGGAGCGGCGCGGGCTCGCGGCGGTGTCGCCGCTGCTCCGCCAGCGCGGCGGCGGTGTCGCCGACTCTCTGGTGGTGCCGCTCGCCTTCTGGCAGTACACCGTGGGGCTGCCCGGGGGCGGGCAGGGGGGAGGGCGGGGCATCCTCAACGGCCAGTGCGTGGTGGTGCGCCGGGACGTCTACGAGAGCAGCGGCGGCCACGCCGACGCCGGCGTCCGCGCCAGCGTGGTCGAGGACTCCGCCCTCGCCCGCCTGCTCGTCGGCCGCGGCGGCCGCATCGCCCTGGTGCGGGGCGAGGAGCTCGGCGAGGTCCGCATGTACCGGGATGCCGCGACCCTGAGGGCCGGGTTCGGCAGGAACGCCGCACTCTTCCTCGCCGCCGACCCCGTCCGGGGGCTGCTGGTCGCCGCCAGCGGCCTGGCGATGTCCGCCGTCCTCCCCCTCGCCGTGGGGGCGCTGCGCCCGCCGCGCCGGGTGCGCCTGCTGGGGGCGGCGCTGGCCTGGGCCCCACCGGTGGCCGCCCTGGCGCCCCGCTACCGCGCCGCCCGGCTGCCGGCCGCGCTCGCCCTGCTCCACCCCGTCGCCGCGTCGGCGATGCAGCTGATCGCCGTCGAGTCGCTGGTGCGCGGCCTGCTCGGCCGCCCGCCCCGCTGGAAGGGACGGCGGCTGCGCTGA
- the crtI gene encoding phytoene desaturase family protein: MTTTLAPERGAATPVRERRRAVVVGGGLGGLATALRLRHLDYDVTVLERNQRCGGRCDTWTEGGFTFDTGPTILLMRDVLESLFADCGRHLDDHLDLVRMHPNYRITFAGGAQLTVTSDLQRLRDGLEAIEPGAGDAHLRFLSDAAHKYRVSRERFVERNFLHMGQFLSPGNLPRLLDTGALRRLGGHAARYFKDPRLQIAFTFQSMYLGLAPRDAPAVYALLPYTELAEGIWYPRGGMYRIVVALLEVLERDGVEVRTGAEVTRIVHRDGRATGVEIAGGGHLDADIVVCNADLPWAYENLLDDSVRAPYDHGRLERLRYGSSTLMLYLGMRAVSPDLLHHNVYIPADPDRHFDAIFRRPGVPDDPALYVHVPTRTDPTLAPEDHDCVYVLVPCAGTDAGPRWREGDAARLRDHALDSLAHLGIPDARSHIVTERMVTPDDWRELYNLRRGSTFGIAHDLFQVGIFRPANRHRTLHNLYFVGASTQPGGGVPMVFLGARLVAERVAAEAGHGR, translated from the coding sequence GTGACCACCACGCTGGCCCCGGAGCGCGGCGCCGCGACGCCGGTGCGCGAACGCCGCCGCGCGGTGGTCGTGGGCGGCGGGCTCGGCGGCCTCGCCACCGCGCTGCGGCTGCGCCACCTCGACTATGACGTCACCGTGCTGGAGCGCAACCAGCGCTGCGGTGGCCGCTGCGACACCTGGACCGAGGGTGGCTTCACCTTCGACACCGGCCCCACCATCCTGCTGATGCGCGACGTGCTCGAGTCGCTGTTCGCCGATTGCGGGCGCCACCTCGACGACCACCTCGACCTGGTGCGCATGCACCCCAACTACCGCATCACCTTCGCCGGTGGCGCGCAGCTCACCGTGACCTCCGACCTGCAGCGGCTCCGCGACGGCCTGGAGGCGATCGAACCCGGGGCCGGCGACGCCCACCTGCGGTTCCTCAGCGACGCCGCCCACAAGTACCGGGTCTCGCGCGAGCGCTTCGTGGAGCGCAACTTCCTCCACATGGGCCAGTTCCTGAGCCCCGGCAACCTCCCCCGCCTGCTCGACACCGGCGCGCTCCGCCGGCTGGGCGGCCACGCGGCCCGCTACTTCAAGGACCCGCGGCTGCAGATCGCCTTCACCTTCCAATCGATGTACCTGGGGCTGGCGCCGCGCGACGCCCCCGCCGTGTATGCGCTGCTCCCCTACACCGAGCTGGCGGAGGGCATCTGGTATCCGCGCGGCGGCATGTACCGCATCGTCGTCGCCCTGCTCGAGGTGCTGGAGCGCGACGGCGTCGAGGTGCGCACCGGCGCCGAGGTGACCCGCATCGTGCACCGCGACGGCCGCGCCACCGGGGTCGAGATCGCCGGCGGCGGGCACCTGGATGCGGACATCGTCGTCTGCAACGCCGACCTGCCCTGGGCGTACGAGAACCTCCTCGACGACTCGGTGCGGGCGCCCTACGACCACGGCCGCCTCGAGAGGCTGCGCTACGGCAGCAGCACGCTGATGCTCTACCTGGGGATGCGGGCGGTGTCGCCGGACCTGCTCCACCACAACGTGTACATCCCCGCCGACCCCGACCGGCACTTCGACGCCATCTTCCGCCGCCCCGGGGTGCCCGACGACCCCGCGCTCTACGTGCACGTGCCCACCCGCACCGACCCCACCCTCGCCCCCGAGGATCACGACTGCGTCTACGTGCTCGTGCCCTGCGCCGGCACCGACGCCGGCCCGCGCTGGCGCGAGGGCGACGCCGCCCGGCTGCGCGACCACGCGCTCGACAGCCTCGCCCACCTCGGCATCCCCGACGCGCGCTCGCACATCGTCACCGAGCGCATGGTCACCCCCGACGACTGGCGTGAGCTCTACAACCTGCGCCGCGGCTCGACCTTCGGCATCGCCCACGACCTCTTCCAGGTGGGGATCTTCCGGCCCGCCAACCGGCATCGCACATTGCACAACCTCTACTTCGTCGGGGCCAGCACCCAGCCCGGCGGAGGGGTGCCGATGGTGTTCCTCGGCGCCCGCCTGGTGGCCGAGCGGGTGGCCGCCGAGGCGGGGCATGGCCGCTGA